A segment of the Lathamus discolor isolate bLatDis1 unplaced genomic scaffold, bLatDis1.hap1 Scaffold_59, whole genome shotgun sequence genome:
TGACAGAGGGATGGACAGAGGGCCCCTACCTGCCAAGTCCCGCAGCCGTGCGACGGTTGGCAGCACGGGAGGGCTGCGTGTCTGCAGGAAGAACAGCACCAGCAGCGTCAGGGCATAGTTGTTGAGGAGGGGGCCTCCCCCAGCGGGGTTTCCTGAGGGAAAACGGTGTCAGAGCCGCTCCGTGCCCACCGATGCACCCTGCCATGAGCTCCCTGCCCGCGCTCACCAGCCAGGCCCTGCTGCTTGGCCCACAGCCGCACCGCGTACACCAGCGGCCGCACGCGCTTGTCCGCCTCAGCGCAGAGCTGCAGGAACCGTGTGTTGAGCAGCGCCAGCCTGCGGGGACACACAAGTGTCACGGGACAAGGACACAGCACCAGGAGGGTGACACCGAccccttcccccagccctgcaccccCCCCAGACCTGTTGTCAATGGAAATGTCCCCCGCCAGTCCCGACTGCTTGTGGCAGAACTTGACGACGGGGCGGCGGGCGGTGGGGACAGTGCGGACGCGGCGGACACCGGGCACACAGCGCCGCAGAACCGTCgccaccagctccagcacctccgGCGCTGGCGTTACCGCCAGGTCAATGTCACTCAGGATGGAATCCTCGGCGCCAGAGCCGGATCCAGCCTTGGGAGCAGCTTGTGATGATGCCTGGAGGGTCTTGGTGGGCTCCAGGTCCAGGAGCAGGTCCAGGTCGCAGCCACGGGTGTCGAAGCCGTTGACGGAGGAGCCAAAGGGCACAATGGTGCAGCCTGGGTGGGGGTGTGAAGGATGGGACTGTGTCCTGTGCTCGCACATGGGCACACGGGGCACGAGGAGGAGACTCACCAGGGAAGAACTCAGTGAAAACCTCTTGGAAGAGCGTGACCAGGAGGTGCCGCACGTGCCGCTCGTCCtcgctcagctccagcagccccacCAGCTGCGACATCTGAGAGTCCACCTGCAGTATCCGGTGTCACCGACGGGTTCTGGAGCACATCCCTCCCCATCCCGGGACCCCCAAAAACCTGCTGGagactcccccccttccctacTCACATCGGACGCCTGCCACAGCGCCTGCTCCAGCTGCCCTGCGCTGAGGGGGTCCCGGTGGCTGCCGCGCCCTACAGGGCCGTAAGCAAAGACCTTCTGCTCCCGGGGACGGACACGGAGCCGGTGCCCggccaggctgtgctggggttCCTCTAGCGCCCGCTCTCGGctggcagcatcctgcagctccacaATGGCATAGGCACCCTGCACCGGCGGGGGGGGGACACGccatcagccccatccctgtgcccccccTCCCGGTCCCTGTGGCTCGCCCCCACCTTCTCCTTGTCCATCACGACGGCCGCCACCTCCCCGAAGGCCCCGAAGTACTCGCTGAGCTCCTCGCCCGAGGTGCCGCGGGCAAAGCCGCTGACAAAGAGGCTGCGCTGCTCCTGTGCCCGGCGCTCGGCCCGCAGGCTCCGCAGCCGCCGGTGCTTCTTGCCCCGCAGATGCTCCGTTAGGCTCGGCCctgcgcgggggggggggggggggagttggCAGCGCTCTCAGCCGGAGCCCCGGAGCCCCCATCCCCAACCCCGGAGCCTCCGGTACTCACGGTTGGCAGCGGACACTTGGCACAGGCGGCAGCGGAACCCGCCCCGAGGCAGCGCCTCCACGTCGGGGTCTGCCAAGGGGTCGGAGCCCAGCTCCGGGCTCGGGTCGGCGGCCGGACCGGTGCCTGCGTCCGTGGTGGGGCCCGACCCGGGGGAAGCGGGGTCAGAGCCAGCGGCGGGACCGGAGCCTGCGTCCATGGCTGGGCCCGCACCGGGACCGGGCGCCCTCCCGCTCCCGTCTCCCTCAGGGCAACTTCCGCCGGAAGTGGTCCGTTCCGCCTCGCTTCCCCCTGCGAGTGCCCACTGTAAGTGCTCCGTTCCCGCTCCCAGTTCCCCCGGAAACACAACCCTCAGCAGCCGTTCCGCGCAGGGATCTCCCCTCGCGCCCCCCCCACCagctcccccccgcccccccggTGCCGGTTGTCGGATCCCGGTGAAGAAAAATcgtcttttcttttatttcctgtcactacagaacCGGGACAGCCCGAGATACAAAACCGGGGGCGTTGCTCCACGTACAAAAGGGGCCTGCGGGGGTcgggggggcagcggggggggCTCCGGACCGGCTCCAGGCCCAGCCCCGGGCCCGCGGCCCCCGCGGGTtctatggaaataaaaaaaatacaaaaggggcccggcccggcggcggggggaggggcggggggggcgggagggggagGGGTCAGTCCTCGAGGACGATGGGCTCTGAGGTGctggcggggtgggggggtgcagagggtgccAGAGCCCCCCCGGGCCGCAGGGGCAGCCCCGGTTTCACCTTGAGGGGCAGGTTGGGGCGTCGGGCAGCGCGGCGGAGCTCCAGGTGCGTCAATGCCTTCCGCAGCgccctgcagggatggagggatggaggggggggTTAGTGATGGAGGGCACCCCACAGCCTTCCCCAAATCCCCCTgtctgccccacagccccctcCCCTACCCCCCGTCTCCCCCCCAACCTGGTGTCCTTGGTGGCCACGAAGACGACGGGGTTGGGGGCGTCCGCGGGGTTCAGCTTCTGGCGCTTGCTGGCGGGGGGGGCCCCGGTGCGCAGCCCCGCAGCGAGGGGGCGCCCGTTGGCCGAGAAGGGGAGCGCCGAGGCACCGACCTGAGTTAAAACAACGTGAGCTCCCGCCCCTCCACCAATCACACATCGCCTTTCCGTACCTCGCCCAGCCCATTGGCTGCGGGAGCTGTCAATCAACCCACGCACACACCGCCCCCAGCCCACCCGACCTACTAGTCAATGGACCCTTATGCCCGCCCACATGGTCTTTCCCCACCAATCAGGGTGAGCCCCGTTCCCACTGGCCCCGCCCCTGCCAATCACCCCTGGCTCCACCCCCCGTCAATCACAGCCCCCCCATCCCCCATCAGTCACCAGACTTCCCCCACCCTTTCCCACCCCCCGTCCCGCTCCCACAGCGCcatccccagccccatagaGGCCAGATATGGCCCTCACTGTCCCCTTGCAgcaacccccctgccccaggctcCGTACCCGTACCCGGGGGGGGCGGTGGCCCTCGCCACCCCCCTCGTAGCCCCTCTTGCCCAccagccctgccagcccccGGCTCTGGCTCAGCTGGTTCCGGTTGATGGGGGTCTTGGTGCCCCGTGGCGTCTTCGGCTTCAAGGGGGCTTGTGCAGCTGTTAGGGGCGAGGAACAGGGGGTCAGGGGCTGCGCCATAGCTCCCCAGAGGACCCCACATCCAACCCTTGGCTCCCAGGAGGAGCCCCACAACTCAGTCCCCATAGCCACCAATCACCCCCCCAACCCTGGGGTCGGGCACTGTggccccacacacacaccctggGGACCCCCAACTCCTCACCCAGCTCCTTGACGATGGCGGCGAGGGGAAGCCGGGCCAGTGGGTGGATCTTGAGGGGTGTCTTGGCGGCCTTGGGCAAGCGGATAGAGCCTGAGGGAGAAGACAGCATCTGGCAGCGTGAGgatcatggaacggtttgggtttggaagggaaattaaagctcatccagttctaaccccctgccactggagagactgagatgagctcttaggcagaagctcttccctgtgagggtgctgaggcgctggcacagggtgtccagagctgtggctgccccatccctggccgtgctcaaggccaggttggacacaggggcttggagcaagctgctccagtggaaggggtccctgcccgtggcaggggttggagctgggtgagctttaaggtcctttccaaatgggaattctgtgattctacgctCTCCATATCTCTCGGGTCGAGAGCTGGACGCAGCTCCTCCAGGATGTCACCCTCTGTGTCCCGTGCCTCCTCACTCCCCTCAAGCCCCCGTTTCTCCCCATCACCTACACTCGGCCTTGATGGCGTTGGCATTGATGGGTGCGTAGGGGCGGCGCGCGGCACGGCGCGGCTGCAGCACATCGCGGCACAGGCGCCGCGCCAGGCGCGTCAGCCGCGTGGTCTGCAGCAGGAAGGTCTGGCGGTTCTTGGCCAGCAGCTTGGCCCGGCTGGCGCTGGTGGTGTAGGGAGAGAGGCTCTGCGCCTCGGGGCGCGAGAGGTGACCCCGAGAGTGCGGCTCCTGCCGGGAGACAGCAAGGGCTCAGTGTTCTGCACACCCCACGCTGCCCCCCTCCACACCAGCCCCACAGCGGGGCTCACCGAGGCGCTACGGGCCGCCCCCTCCAGCTGCGTGGGGGTCTTCAGCCCCCCATACTTCTTCCAGTAGATCCAGCACGAGGCGCAGAGGCGGCACTGCATGTTGGGGGGGCCCCAGGCGTACCACTGGGCAGACTGGGTAGCTGGGGTGGGGACATGGTGAGTGGGGACACAGTGGGTGTGGGAACCCCCCCAAGGGAGGGACACAGAgactctgcagctctgctgccctccAGCCCCCCCTTCCAGCTCTGATAGCTACCCTGCAGCCCCCACAACACTCACATCCTGCCCTACTATCCCCTATatagccctgctcctgcccagctgTCCCCTGAACCCCTATATGCATCTGCCCCACAGCCCTTATAGCTGCCTGGCTGCCCCCCTAATCTTTATGTACCCCCATTCTTGCCCTGCTGTCACCAAtgcttccctcccacccctaTAGCACACCTCAGACCAAATATACCCCCTCCTTCCATATaccccccccatcccactgaCTGTGGCAGCTCTCGCAGGTCAGCCCCTTCTGGAAGCCGGCCCCATTCATGCCGGGTTTGGAGCCCACCGAGATGATCTGGTTGGGGTTTGgctttgtgctgcagagaaCAAAAGGAACAGGGAGGTCAGAGGGATCAGGGGGTCCCCATCTCCCCCTCCAAGCCCAGATGGGGGTCTAGGCCCCTCCAGGAGCACTCCCTCCCCAACTCACTAGGTGGGGATGTAGACTTGCTTCAGCTTGctgtctgcttctgctgccttcagcctcttctgcaAGCAGAAATGGAGGTAAGATGGCAAAAGCACAGTGCCGGGGGGCCAATGGCAGCCCCCCCCCAGAACACAGCAGCCCCCCATTACCTGTTGGATGTAGCGGTCGGTGGTCTTCCACATGTAGTAAAATTGCACGATGCTGGCCAAGGACTTccagggcagctgcagggaaaggaaggagtgaACCCTGAGTGCGGGGGGGTACCCTTCACCCCTTCCCCCCAGACCCTGtgccccccctccccactcACAAAATCCTGCCGGATGTCATTGAAGTCCTTCCCATATTTCTCCAGCGCCTCCTCGAAAAGCATGGCCTCGGAAGCCGACCACTCCTCCATCTCATCCCGGCACAGCACCGGCCCCCCCTGCGGCACCAGCGTCGACATGGCTTTGGCCAGGTCATAACCATTGCGCTGCAGCGTGTCCATGGCATGGAACTGGGATGGGGACACAGaatggagaggggaggggaataACAAAGAGCCCTGCCTTGCCCTGGAATTGGGGTCCTCTTGGCCCCCCCAGCCCTCACCAGCGTGATGTCCCGGGAAGCGGCAGCAGCGCTCATGTGCAGGCTGGGCTGCcggatggagctgctgcagtccAGGGCACGGGCGAAGGTCCCGACAGCTCTGGGGGGATAACACAAAGGGTTGGTGCGGGGGGAAGGCAGTGTGCCCCCCCCATGactcccccccagctcccccagcctcaGCTCACCGTGCCACCACCAGGAACTGGTCGATCTGCCGGTCTGTCAGGGGGTTGTCGGGGTCCCACACCTTCATCTCCATCTTCTGCTGGTTTCTGTTATCTGATTCACCTGGGGGGGAGTTGAGGGAGGGATCAGGCTGAAttcccaccaccccacccccctcACTACAGAGCCCCCCTCTATGTGCCACAGAGCCCCCACCATGCACCGCAGAGCCCCCCCCAACCTTCAGCCAGCCGGTCTGGGATTTCTGCCTGGTACTTGCAGCCGACTCGGATCTCGCCCTGGTCGGCCAGGAGGGTTTTCTGGACAGGGTCAAACACCAGCGAGTAGAAGAAGCAgtcctggggtggggggagaacaTATGGGGGGGGGCTCAGCTGGGTGAGGAGGGGCCCCCAAATCAGCCCCTTTGGGAAGGTGTGGGGCTCACCTCCTTCTCCAGGTACTGGCCCAAGATGTCAGTCTCGTTGAGGAGCGTCACGCTGCACTTCCCCCTGTGGAGCACGGAGTTGGGGTGTCACAACGAGGTGCATACCCCCCCGAATTGTCatcccccccctttcccttccccaccaACACACACCGTATGTGGGTGGCCGGCAGCGACTCGAACTGCCGGGAGAGGAAGAGCTCCCGGTGCTTCAGCTGGTGCCGCTGCTGCTCCGTCATGGTGGGCTGCTTGGACTCCTCCTCAAACTcgcctgggtgcaggcaggggggGTCAGAGGGGgctccccccacacacaccatCAAGCAGGGAGGCTCATTGTTCTCCCAGGACCCCCCCTGGCTTTTGGCAGCAGCCCAGGCCCAGGGGGGAGCAGGGAcaacggggtgggggggggggcaggaagcCCAGCCCTGCTTACAAGCATGGGAATACTGCAGGGGGTGTGGCAGACCCCTGGGGGCACCCCCAGGCCCCCCCATCAGGGCCAGAGCCTCCCCACTCTGCCggctggggggtggggaggccaggctgtgctgcatTCCTTCCCCACACCCCTCCCCCACCCCGGCTCTGCCCCCCCATCTCACACCCCCACTCCACCAGGGTGCATTTCTGACCCCCCCACAAATTCCCCACATCCAACTGGCACATACGGACAACCCCGCTCCCCCTGCTTTGGGGGCAGCCCAAGtctggggggaggcaggagTGGGGGGCCTGTCACAGCACCATCAGGGAACCGAACACCCCAAGGCAGAAGCGGTGGCAAATTGGGACCTGCCCCCCCCACTCCAGCCCTGGGGAAGAATAGAGAGGACAGAGCCCCAGGGCCCCCCCCCTTTGTCCCCTCCACACTCACGTGCATTGCTGTCGGCCAAGCTGTTGAGGCTGCTGGAGATGTCCCGTCGGCGGAAGAGGCAGACAACCTTGGCCTCCACGTTGCCATTGGCAGTCTGGGGGGGGACACACGATGGGACACAAAGGTGAGGAGGGGGCCCAGGGACACCCCCGCATCCACTGGAGACTGTGACCCCCCCAACCCCGGGAGGTGGCTTCTCACTTTGTTGAGCTCCTCGATGCGGCGGACGAGGTAGGGGTTGCTGGAGGAGTTCTCAAAATAGACATAATctggggggggaaaaagggggtgCAATGAGGGGAGcccccccgcagcccccccccccattgctcTAACAAGAGAAAGAGCCCCCCTTTTATCCTCTCAAACAATGGAGCGCAGAGCTTCTTACACACACAACTTCCTCCTCATGGGCACGGGGGTCCTTTGTACCATATGGGGCTCACCCCCCCAGGGGTCCCTGCTCCTCAAGGCCCCTGCCTTCCCTTGCAGACACCGGCACCCCCTTTGCTCCCCCACCAAAACACTGCCAgcaccaacccccccccccccgcaaacCGGGGGTCCCCAAAAACACAGACACCCCCACACACACGGGCCCCGAAACCGGGGTTCCCTCCCAGtgccgccccccccccaaagacACGGCGGGGGCCGACCGCTGCCGGGCCTCAGGGCGCCCGTTCCACCCCCCACCTTCTCCCAGCCCCCCTCGTCCCTCACGGATCCCCCAACCCCCTCATAGGACCCCCCCTTTCCCCTTGTGGGACCCGCTCCCCTCCCGGCCCTCCCGTTCCGCCCCCCCCAGCCCGGCCCTCACGGGCCCCCCTAATCCCCTCACGGGACCCCTCCCGAAGCGGGaccccctctcccctcccgGCGCCGGCCCCGCTCTccccgccgggccccgctcACCGCCGACGCGGTACATGTTGGCCGCCATGGCCGCTCCTTCGGCCGCGCTACCCCCGGGCCTGGCCCCGGCCGCGCTTCATCGCCTCCCGCTCCCGCCGCCTCCGCACCGGCACGACCCGCTCGGGCGCCTCCGGAGCGGTTCGGGCGGCTTCGGAACAGGCTCGGGGCGGCCTCGGGCGCTTCCGGAGCGGCCTCGGAACCTTTCGGAAAAGGCTCGGAAAGGGTTCGGGCACCTCCGGAAAAGCCTCGGGATGCCTCGGCGCGGACTCGTGCGCCTCCGGAAGAGCTTCGGGACGCCTAGGGCTGGCCTCGGGCTCCTCCGGAAGGGGCTCGGCAAGTTCCGCCAGAGCCGGGGCGCTTCCGCTAAGGGGTCGAGCGGGAGAGGGGCGAACGAGCTCGGGCCGGTTCGGTGCCCCCCGGAAGCGAGCGGCCGTTTCCGCGGCGGCAGGAAGCGAGCGGAGCCCCTGACCCCAGGCTTTATTGTGGCCTCTCACAGTGCGGCGTGAAAACGGGTTGGGGGGGGCCGCGGGGGTGACaccgagccccccccccccttggtCCCCATAAGGGTGaggaagggcaggaggaagcagccaAGGAAGCAGAGGGGCGGCTCAGCGCGAGTCGGGGTCCCCGCTGGGCTCAGGGGTGCAGGGTGAGCGGCTGCAGGGTGGCGTTGGCCCCCCCAGCACTCGCCATTGGAAGACGCTGGTGTCCTTGCCCCCGAGCGAGATGAGGTGCTCGTCGTCGTGGGTGAAGCGCACGTTGGTGACGTGGCTGCCGTGGCCCCCGTACACGTGGCTCGGCGCCTGCGGGTGCCACGGCGTGAGCGGGCACACGGGTGGGCGCACGCGTGTTCACGTGCCCCCGGCCCGGGTCCCGTGTGCCAGCCCATACCTGCACGCAGCGGCCTCCGTGCCCCACGCCGAGGGCTCATTGCACGCGTGCTGCACACGTGAACGTCCTCCCCTTGCACACGCGTTGCACGCGTGCGTGCCCACCCCTCTCACGCGTGTGCGTCCCTTGCAAACACCCTCCTGCATCCTTTGCCCTGAACACCCCACCCAGGGGTCCAGATCCCAGCCCACCCCACCCGGGGGTCTGaacccccccatccccaccttGGGGCAGGCGCAGGGGTACTGGAAGAGATGAACTTTGCAGAAGTCATCGGCCACGGCCACCAAGCGCTCGTGGTGGGACCGGCACAGGGAGTTGATGTCGGTGCCATCCGAGCCATCGGGCCATACCCCTGCAGGGGACATGGGAGGTCAGGGGGACCTCCAGGACCGCCCCCCCCAACACCACTCCcctgtcccgtccccccccagCTCACCAAAGACATGGAAGCCCAGCACACACGTGTAGGACGCCCATTCCCGGTCCCGGCTCTCGAAGCGGTTGCGGAGCAGTTTGCAGCCCCCGGCGATGTCCCCTGGGGTAGGATGGGGGGGACACAGGGGCAGTGAGGCCCACTCCAAGGCACTGGGGGTGCACAGCAGTCCCCCCATCCCTGTGGGTGTCAGGGAATGGGGGGTGCATCCCAACCGCCCCCTCCATGCTGGGGACCCCAGCAGGGTAAGGGGGTGCCCATCCATCCCCTCCAGCTCACAGTAGAGGATCTCGTAGTCCCCCGAGTTGGACATGATGAAGTGACCGTCCTTGGACCAGTCCAGGTGGGTGATGAAGCTGGAGTGGccctgggggaggggggggggtggtggaagGTGTTGTTGCAGGTGCTGAGGACAAGTGGGGCCCCCCAGAtttcacccccccaccccgactcTCACCGTGCAGCGCCCGAAGCGGGTGTACTTGCGGCCGCCCTCGGTGACGCTGTAGATGTAGATGAAGTTGTCGTGGGAGCCGATGGCCAAGAAGGAGCCGTCTGTGGGGACAGGGAAGGGGTTGGGGACAGGATGGGGACACACATGGGGGGTGTCCCTCCCCCACgctatggggctgggggctcACCTGGGGAGAAGCGCACCACTGAGAGCTGCTCATTCCCATCCGAGCCCCCAGCCAGCGGCTGCTGCGTTGTCATGTCCAGCACCAGCCATCTGTGGGGACAGCGGGGACATGGGGGGGACATGTGTGGGGGGGACACACGGGGGACAGGGCAGGCTGAGGGCACTGgtccccccatgtccccatgctCCAAGCACTGtatccccccccatcccatatC
Coding sequences within it:
- the TUT1 gene encoding speckle targeted PIP5K1A-regulated poly(A) polymerase, with translation MDAGSGPAAGSDPASPGSGPTTDAGTGPAADPSPELGSDPLADPDVEALPRGGFRCRLCQVSAANRPSLTEHLRGKKHRRLRSLRAERRAQEQRSLFVSGFARGTSGEELSEYFGAFGEVAAVVMDKEKGAYAIVELQDAASRERALEEPQHSLAGHRLRVRPREQKVFAYGPVGRGSHRDPLSAGQLEQALWQASDVDSQMSQLVGLLELSEDERHVRHLLVTLFQEVFTEFFPGCTIVPFGSSVNGFDTRGCDLDLLLDLEPTKTLQASSQAAPKAGSGSGAEDSILSDIDLAVTPAPEVLELVATVLRRCVPGVRRVRTVPTARRPVVKFCHKQSGLAGDISIDNRLALLNTRFLQLCAEADKRVRPLVYAVRLWAKQQGLAGNPAGGGPLLNNYALTLLVLFFLQTRSPPVLPTVARLRDLAGDEDRTVVCGWDCSFPWDVALLEPSANTESSCSLLAEFFHTFGDFDFPGQVISLREGRALPLPPPALPEASEGLKLGPFNLQDPFELSHNVAANVNEKTASRFGRCCRDAAKYCRSLQYRQKSSKGRAWGLTRLFQPGAVEPGAGNAGAFLINIPLGSPGGSEQLGREPRGRGPWFWEVCAAIGFVLRDVLKCSCTAGKPPGARREELGLSRDSALPEELPMGPDTEEEPQAVGCKRHAPETPNGTELPGGKRPRTNSPEETANWSCTVWHRVWTGRRRVRRQLQHSDGPEGPDGDELELEQKVSEAIVQQEGNGCPAEPLLCFEASARVGGTRWVLLRLLPCPAPPGPLFRDFFHFLQSFLPAAVRRRLSRGLRGDPGPQDEGDQGEFSTP
- the MTA2 gene encoding metastasis-associated protein MTA2, giving the protein MAANMYRVGDYVYFENSSSNPYLVRRIEELNKTANGNVEAKVVCLFRRRDISSSLNSLADSNAREFEEESKQPTMTEQQRHQLKHRELFLSRQFESLPATHIRGKCSVTLLNETDILGQYLEKEDCFFYSLVFDPVQKTLLADQGEIRVGCKYQAEIPDRLAEGESDNRNQQKMEMKVWDPDNPLTDRQIDQFLVVARAVGTFARALDCSSSIRQPSLHMSAAAASRDITLFHAMDTLQRNGYDLAKAMSTLVPQGGPVLCRDEMEEWSASEAMLFEEALEKYGKDFNDIRQDFLPWKSLASIVQFYYMWKTTDRYIQQKRLKAAEADSKLKQVYIPTYTKPNPNQIISVGSKPGMNGAGFQKGLTCESCHTTQSAQWYAWGPPNMQCRLCASCWIYWKKYGGLKTPTQLEGAARSASEPHSRGHLSRPEAQSLSPYTTSASRAKLLAKNRQTFLLQTTRLTRLARRLCRDVLQPRRAARRPYAPINANAIKAECSIRLPKAAKTPLKIHPLARLPLAAIVKELAAQAPLKPKTPRGTKTPINRNQLSQSRGLAGLVGKRGYEGGGEGHRPPRVRVGASALPFSANGRPLAAGLRTGAPPASKRQKLNPADAPNPVVFVATKDTRALRKALTHLELRRAARRPNLPLKVKPGLPLRPGGALAPSAPPHPASTSEPIVLED